The following are encoded together in the Bos indicus x Bos taurus breed Angus x Brahman F1 hybrid chromosome 24, Bos_hybrid_MaternalHap_v2.0, whole genome shotgun sequence genome:
- the SERPINB10 gene encoding LOW QUALITY PROTEIN: serpin B10 (The sequence of the model RefSeq protein was modified relative to this genomic sequence to represent the inferred CDS: inserted 1 base in 1 codon; substituted 2 bases at 2 genomic stop codons), with translation MAKRNYPTSEVRGSGCDGIGTAEKSYPIFSLGHLSFLGHGVFRHQRDHCSPNGLGKILNLLPDDAVDPTTRMVLVNALYFKGVWEHQFLFQNATEKSFKINKITSKPVQMMSMKEKLXVFYIENPQAIGLQLYYESRDLSLLILLPENTGGLDQLETVITYEKLSEXTSTNMMELGNLQLNLPXFKLEETYDIKSTLRSMGMSNAFNQSKADFSGMSLEKNLFLSNVFHKSFVEVNEQGAEAAAGTGSEVSVRIKLPSIKFNADHPFLFFIRHNKTNSILFYGRFCSP, from the exons ttttctcCCTGGGGCATCTCAGCTTCCTTGGCCATGGTGTATTTAGGCACCAAAGGGACCACTGCAGCCCAAATGGCCTAG GAAAAATCCTGAATCTCCTACCTGATGATGCTGTGGATCCTACAACCAGAATGGTTCTGGTGAATGCCCTTTACTTTAAAGGAGTCTGGGAACATCAATTCTTATTCCAAAATGCCACAGAAAAGTCTTTCAAAATAAACAAG ATTACAAGCAAACCAGTGCAAATGATgtccatgaaagaaaaactttgagtattttacatagaaaacccacaAGCCATAGGCCTTCAACTCTACTATGAGAGCCGTGACCTCAGTCTGCTCATACTACTGCCAGAAAACACTGGTGGACTGGATCAG CTGGAAACAGTGATCACCTACGAGAAGCTGAGTGAGTAGACTAGCACAAACATGATGGAGTTGGGCAACCTGCAGTTAAATCTTC AGTTCAAGCTGGAAGAGACTTATGATATCAAGTCAACTTTGAGAAGTATGGGGATGAGCAATGCCTTTAACCAGAGCAAAGCTGATTTCTCAGGAATGTCCTTAGAGAAAAACCTATTTCTGTCCAATGTTTTCCATAAGTCTTTTGTGGAAGTAAATGAACAAGGTGCAGAGGCTGCAGCTGGTACTGGGAGTGAAGTGAGTGTAAGAATTAAACTCCCCTCCATCAAATTCAATGCAGACCACCCATTCCTCTTCTTCATCAGGCACAACAAAACCAACAGCATTCTATTTTATGGGAGATTCTGCTCCCCCTAA